A single window of Rhizobium sp. SL42 DNA harbors:
- a CDS encoding DNA primase family protein produces MIELPSPPSWLNDAPLPDPDAYFADLGMMGGHPRPAGLAMPAVEPARHDVPGAREFKRRNDTAEGDDLRMSRDAARRPILDPRDPMPSARALLADGFMSDGLRTMHHYRGTFWRWDSACYRDADADYMQAQIWDFLDDAKRYGKDGEIFPFQPNRSAVENVASAFKAVCNLPNNVEAPAWLGGDKGRPLPSELLPVQNGLLHLPSGRLTPPSPAFFCLNASSVPFNPDAPSPTQWLRFLDLIWPDDHQSIDALQDIFGYLLSPDTSHQKIPLIVGPKRSGKGTIARILTALMGQDSVTAPTLASLATNFGLAPLIGKSVAIIGDARLSGKADQSAIAERLLSISGEDSITVDRKFQAAWTGRLGVRFVIMSNELPRLSDASGALASRFLVLTMTNSFYGKEDRGLANRLLSELPGILNWARAGYMRLRKRGYFIPPESAKEAVEELEALGSPIAAFVKERCTVSSGLRCSAEDLFDAWRSWCEANGRREAGTVQSFGRDLRAAVTGLRVSQPRIGGFQIRHYEGIALQDNGYQSTF; encoded by the coding sequence ATGATAGAACTTCCCTCACCCCCTTCCTGGCTAAATGATGCGCCACTGCCGGACCCGGATGCCTACTTTGCTGATCTGGGCATGATGGGCGGGCATCCCCGTCCTGCCGGCCTTGCGATGCCTGCCGTCGAGCCGGCGCGTCACGACGTTCCGGGTGCGCGAGAGTTTAAACGGCGCAATGACACGGCGGAGGGTGACGATCTCCGTATGTCGCGGGATGCGGCGAGACGCCCCATTCTCGACCCACGCGACCCGATGCCGTCTGCGCGTGCGCTCCTGGCGGATGGTTTCATGTCAGACGGGCTGCGCACCATGCACCACTATCGCGGCACCTTCTGGCGCTGGGACAGTGCCTGCTACCGTGATGCTGACGCGGACTACATGCAGGCTCAGATTTGGGATTTCCTAGATGATGCGAAGCGATACGGGAAAGACGGCGAAATCTTCCCCTTCCAGCCAAATCGTAGCGCCGTTGAAAATGTCGCTTCTGCCTTCAAGGCAGTCTGCAACCTACCCAACAATGTTGAAGCACCGGCATGGCTTGGAGGCGACAAAGGGAGGCCCTTGCCGAGCGAATTGCTGCCTGTGCAGAACGGTCTTCTCCACCTGCCTAGCGGGCGACTTACCCCGCCGTCACCCGCATTCTTTTGCCTGAATGCATCCAGCGTGCCGTTCAATCCTGACGCGCCGTCGCCCACACAATGGCTGCGCTTCCTCGATCTCATCTGGCCGGATGACCACCAGTCTATTGATGCGCTGCAAGACATATTCGGGTACCTGCTATCACCGGATACATCACACCAGAAAATCCCGCTCATCGTCGGCCCTAAGCGATCCGGCAAGGGCACGATTGCCCGTATCCTGACAGCCCTCATGGGGCAGGACAGCGTCACGGCACCGACACTCGCCAGCCTCGCAACGAACTTCGGGCTAGCCCCTCTGATTGGGAAATCGGTTGCCATTATCGGGGATGCGCGCCTTAGCGGAAAAGCCGATCAATCCGCGATTGCCGAGCGTCTGCTTTCGATCTCTGGCGAGGATAGCATCACGGTAGACAGGAAATTTCAGGCTGCCTGGACGGGCAGGCTTGGTGTGCGGTTCGTCATCATGTCGAACGAACTGCCGCGCCTATCGGACGCTTCGGGCGCTCTCGCCTCCCGGTTTCTGGTGCTTACCATGACGAATTCCTTCTACGGGAAAGAAGATCGAGGGCTTGCCAATCGGCTCCTCTCCGAACTGCCGGGCATCCTGAATTGGGCTCGGGCCGGATACATGCGTCTTCGAAAGCGCGGTTATTTCATTCCGCCAGAGAGCGCCAAGGAAGCCGTTGAGGAGCTTGAAGCCCTGGGATCGCCCATAGCCGCGTTCGTCAAGGAGCGCTGCACGGTCTCATCCGGTCTGCGTTGCTCTGCCGAAGATTTGTTCGACGCATGGAGGTCATGGTGTGAAGCAAATGGGCGTCGTGAGGCAGGCACTGTCCAGAGCTTCGGCCGCGATCTGCGAGCGGCTGTCACAGGGCTGCGAGTTTCCCAACCACGGATCGGTGGTTTTCAGATACGGCACTACGAGGGAATTGCCCTACAGGACAACGGCTACCAAAGCACATTTTGA
- a CDS encoding GNAT family N-acetyltransferase, translating into MKHFDPAISAATSLIDRFKAVDFVMRIPPYSGFADVRRKRAITYAIERTYHAIDFTDAEADGGFVVRRGGYDAPIFTCHLSGELVGALVCSSFVPGLPVRIMMLAVSEAHRGAGIAQALVQAAVTGAPVVGVAPPDGLRGFYERLGFTHWYRGAGGADVGFTRSIDERTGLYYVVPVATDDEIADGNARLKMEAHHG; encoded by the coding sequence ATGAAACATTTCGACCCGGCTATCTCAGCCGCTACTAGTTTGATCGACAGGTTTAAAGCTGTCGATTTCGTGATGCGCATCCCGCCATATTCGGGCTTTGCTGACGTTCGCAGGAAGCGTGCGATCACTTACGCTATCGAGCGCACATATCATGCAATTGACTTCACCGACGCCGAGGCCGATGGCGGCTTCGTGGTTCGGCGTGGCGGATATGACGCGCCAATCTTCACCTGCCACCTGAGCGGCGAACTGGTGGGCGCTCTCGTTTGCTCAAGCTTCGTTCCTGGCCTGCCGGTGCGCATCATGATGCTTGCCGTGAGTGAGGCGCATCGCGGGGCAGGCATCGCCCAGGCTCTTGTTCAGGCGGCTGTTACGGGCGCTCCAGTTGTCGGCGTTGCGCCGCCAGACGGATTGCGCGGGTTCTATGAGCGCTTGGGCTTCACCCACTGGTATCGCGGCGCTGGTGGGGCTGATGTCGGCTTCACGCGTTCAATCGATGAGAGAACGGGCCTCTACTATGTCGTGCCCGTAGCGACCGACGATGAGATTGCGGACGGCAACGCGCGCCTCAAGATGGAGGCCCATCATGGCTGA
- a CDS encoding helix-turn-helix transcriptional regulator produces MSETYAHTDPLLTDKEGCAILGIAKPTWHKWVQRGLIPKPVKLGNLSRWPRSEVLAVIENAKAARQAV; encoded by the coding sequence AACTTACGCACACACCGATCCCCTCCTGACCGACAAGGAAGGCTGCGCAATCCTCGGGATTGCCAAGCCGACTTGGCACAAATGGGTGCAGAGAGGTCTTATTCCGAAGCCTGTGAAGCTTGGCAACTTGTCCCGCTGGCCTCGGTCGGAAGTTCTTGCCGTGATCGAGAACGCCAAAGCTGCTCGCCAAGCCGTCTGA